A single region of the Onychomys torridus chromosome 11, mOncTor1.1, whole genome shotgun sequence genome encodes:
- the Lhx9 gene encoding LIM/homeobox protein Lhx9 isoform X5 — protein sequence MEIVGCRAENNSCPFRPPAMLFHGISGGHIQGIMEEMERRSKTEARLAKGTQLNGRDAGMPPLSPEKPALCAGCGGKISDRYYLLAVDKQWHLRCLKCCECKLALESELTCFAKDGSIYCKEDYYRRFSVQRCARCHLGISASEMVMRARDSVYHLSCFTCSTCNKTLTTGDHFGMKDSLVYCRAHFETLLQGEYAPQLSYTELAAKSGGLALPYFNGTGTVQKGRPRKRKSPALGVDIVNYNSGCNENEADHLDRDQQPYPPSQKTKRMRTSFKHHQLRTMKSYFAINHNPDAKDLKQLAQKTGLTKRVLQGEQILGHYSQTSRRLKIP from the exons ATGGAAATAGTGGGGTGCCGAGCCGAAAACAATTCGTGTCCTTTCCGCCCCCCAGCCATGCTCTTCCACGGGATCTCCGGAGGCCACATCCAAGGCATCATGGAGGAGATGGAGCGCAGATCCAAGACCGAGGCCCGTCTGGCCAAAGGCACCCAGCTCAACGGCCGCGACGCG GGCATGCCTCCGCTCAGCCCGGAGAAGCCCGCTCTGTGCGCCGGCTGCGGGGGCAAGATCTCCGACAGGTATTATCTACTGGCGGTGGACAAGCAGTGGCACCTGAGGTGCCTGAAATGCTGTGAATGTAAGCTGGCCCTGGAGTCTGAGCTCACCTGCTTTGCCAAGGACGGTAGCATTTACTGTAAGGAGGATTACTACAG AAGGTTCTCTGTGCAGAGATGTGCCCGCTGCCACCTTGGCATTTCCGCCTCTGAGATGGTCATGCGCGCCCGAGACTCTGTCTATCACCTGAGCTGCTTTACCTGCTCCACTTGCAACAAGACCTTGACCACAGGCGACCATTTCGGTATGAAGGACAGCCTGGTGTACTGCCGCGCACACTTCGAGACCCTCTTGCAAGGGGAGTATGCACCTCAACTGAGCTACACCGAGCTGGCAGCCAAGAGCGGAGGCTTGGCTTTGCCTTACTTCAATGGCACTGGTACCGTGCAGAAGGGGCGGCCCCGGAAGCGGAAGAGCCCAGCTCTGGGAGTGGATATCGTGAATTACAACTCAG GTTGTAATGAGAATGAGGCAGACCACTTGGACCGGGACCAGCAGCCTTATCCACCTTCACAGAAGACCAAACGCATGCGAACTTCCTTCAAGCACCACCAGCTCCGGACCATGAAATCCTACTTTGCCATCAACCACAACCCAGATGCCAAGGACCTCAAGCAGCTTGCTCAAAAAACAGGCCTGACCAAAAGAGTTTTGCAG
- the Lhx9 gene encoding LIM/homeobox protein Lhx9 isoform X6, with translation MLNGTTLEAAMLFHGISGGHIQGIMEEMERRSKTEARLAKGTQLNGRDAGMPPLSPEKPALCAGCGGKISDRYYLLAVDKQWHLRCLKCCECKLALESELTCFAKDGSIYCKEDYYRRFSVQRCARCHLGISASEMVMRARDSVYHLSCFTCSTCNKTLTTGDHFGMKDSLVYCRAHFETLLQGEYAPQLSYTELAAKSGGLALPYFNGTGTVQKGRPRKRKSPALGVDIVNYNSGCNENEADHLDRDQQPYPPSQKTKRMRTSFKHHQLRTMKSYFAINHNPDAKDLKQLAQKTGLTKRVLQGEQILGHYSQTSRRLKIP, from the exons ATGCTGAACGGCACCACTttagaggcag CCATGCTCTTCCACGGGATCTCCGGAGGCCACATCCAAGGCATCATGGAGGAGATGGAGCGCAGATCCAAGACCGAGGCCCGTCTGGCCAAAGGCACCCAGCTCAACGGCCGCGACGCG GGCATGCCTCCGCTCAGCCCGGAGAAGCCCGCTCTGTGCGCCGGCTGCGGGGGCAAGATCTCCGACAGGTATTATCTACTGGCGGTGGACAAGCAGTGGCACCTGAGGTGCCTGAAATGCTGTGAATGTAAGCTGGCCCTGGAGTCTGAGCTCACCTGCTTTGCCAAGGACGGTAGCATTTACTGTAAGGAGGATTACTACAG AAGGTTCTCTGTGCAGAGATGTGCCCGCTGCCACCTTGGCATTTCCGCCTCTGAGATGGTCATGCGCGCCCGAGACTCTGTCTATCACCTGAGCTGCTTTACCTGCTCCACTTGCAACAAGACCTTGACCACAGGCGACCATTTCGGTATGAAGGACAGCCTGGTGTACTGCCGCGCACACTTCGAGACCCTCTTGCAAGGGGAGTATGCACCTCAACTGAGCTACACCGAGCTGGCAGCCAAGAGCGGAGGCTTGGCTTTGCCTTACTTCAATGGCACTGGTACCGTGCAGAAGGGGCGGCCCCGGAAGCGGAAGAGCCCAGCTCTGGGAGTGGATATCGTGAATTACAACTCAG GTTGTAATGAGAATGAGGCAGACCACTTGGACCGGGACCAGCAGCCTTATCCACCTTCACAGAAGACCAAACGCATGCGAACTTCCTTCAAGCACCACCAGCTCCGGACCATGAAATCCTACTTTGCCATCAACCACAACCCAGATGCCAAGGACCTCAAGCAGCTTGCTCAAAAAACAGGCCTGACCAAAAGAGTTTTGCAG
- the C11H1orf53 gene encoding uncharacterized protein C1orf53 homolog: MAACGLPSLSRAALRRPPPWAEGFRQQLSSAVLSASEGGCSGSPPSSQGTPGGEPKHPASQELTAAERHIAGLHRAACAAGQLSYVDPATGYVVLTRLAHLQRGACCGSACRHCPYGQVNVKDPSKRKRFNSCFYV; encoded by the exons ATGGCGGCCTGCGGGCTACCGTCGCTGTCGCGAGCGGCGCTACGGAGGCCACCGCCTTGGGCTGAAGGCTTCCGACAGCAGCTGAGCTCAGCCGTCCTCTCGGCTTCCGAAGGAGGCTGCAGCGGCTCCCCTCCAAGCTCGCAGGGAACGCCCGGAGGAGAGCCGAAGCATCCGGCGAGCCAAGAGTTAACGGCGGCTGAACGGCACATCGCCGGGCTGCACCGGGCCGCCTGCGCG GCTGGCCAGCTCAGCTATGTGGACCCAGCCACTGGCTATGTGGTGCTCACAAGGCTGGCCCACTTGCAGAGAGGTGCCTGCTGCGGTTCTGCTTGCAGACAC TGTCCATACGGCCAAGTCAATGTGAAAGATCCATCTAAAAGGAAGCGATTCAACTCCTGTTTTTATGTGTGA